The Actinobacillus equuli genome includes a window with the following:
- a CDS encoding oligosaccharide flippase family protein: MNLILTGSNFLFPLLTFPYVSRILEPEGTGKVAFATSFVTYFIMLSSFGVANYGVRAVAQVRDNKYQLSKVTQEILFINLVMMFFTYLVFFTLLFFSDKLGQEKALLNITSLLILFTIIGIEWFYKGIEQYQYITVRTILFRLIALVATFIFINSKSDYITFALISMIAAVGSSILNIINVRKYISFKWYSSYELKKHLKPMFLLFLTSFAISVYTNTDATMLGFLRTDTDVGYYNAAVRIKAILLSIVTSLGVVLLPRLSYYIQHNMTIEFNLALKKSVNFIMLISLPVAVFFAVFSKETILVLAGNAYLESIIPLKIIMFTVVLVGITNILGIQILLPLKKDGILLISVVGGAIANIGLNLYFIPKLGATGAAISTTIAELVVLILQFIFVKEYWNILFRDIQYCKIFGAILVSAITTKLILDVANFSIFFMLVLAAIIFFSVYLILLVLLKEKFLSENILVIVKHKLSF, encoded by the coding sequence ATGAACTTGATTTTAACAGGTTCTAATTTTTTATTTCCGCTACTTACTTTTCCTTATGTTTCTAGAATATTAGAACCAGAAGGAACGGGTAAAGTAGCTTTTGCTACATCTTTTGTTACCTATTTTATTATGTTATCGTCGTTTGGCGTTGCAAATTATGGAGTAAGGGCTGTTGCTCAAGTTAGAGATAATAAATATCAATTAAGTAAAGTTACGCAAGAGATTCTGTTTATTAATTTGGTAATGATGTTTTTTACATATTTGGTTTTCTTCACCTTATTATTTTTCTCTGATAAATTAGGGCAAGAGAAGGCTTTATTAAACATCACATCATTACTTATCTTATTCACAATTATTGGCATTGAGTGGTTTTATAAGGGTATTGAGCAATATCAATATATCACGGTTAGAACTATTTTATTTAGGTTGATTGCTTTAGTTGCAACTTTCATCTTTATTAATTCAAAATCAGATTATATTACTTTTGCATTGATTAGTATGATTGCCGCTGTTGGTTCCAGCATTCTAAATATTATCAATGTCAGAAAGTATATTTCTTTTAAATGGTATTCAAGTTATGAGTTGAAAAAGCATTTAAAGCCAATGTTTTTGCTTTTTTTAACGAGTTTCGCAATTTCTGTTTATACGAATACTGATGCAACAATGCTGGGTTTTTTAAGAACAGATACAGATGTTGGTTACTATAATGCAGCAGTAAGAATTAAAGCAATTTTACTAAGTATTGTGACCTCACTTGGAGTAGTTTTATTGCCAAGGTTATCGTATTATATACAACATAATATGACGATAGAGTTTAATTTAGCATTAAAGAAATCAGTTAATTTTATTATGTTGATTTCTTTACCTGTTGCAGTATTTTTTGCCGTATTTTCAAAAGAAACAATCTTAGTTTTAGCGGGTAATGCTTATTTAGAATCAATTATTCCCTTAAAAATAATAATGTTCACAGTAGTATTGGTGGGAATTACAAATATCTTAGGTATTCAAATTTTACTTCCACTTAAAAAAGATGGGATACTACTCATTTCAGTTGTAGGAGGAGCTATAGCTAATATTGGATTAAACTTATACTTTATTCCTAAGTTAGGGGCAACAGGTGCGGCTATTTCAACCACAATTGCAGAACTTGTGGTTTTAATTTTGCAATTTATTTTTGTAAAAGAGTATTGGAATATTCTATTTAGAGATATTCAGTATTGCAAAATTTTTGGTGCAATTTTAGTTAGTGCGATAACTACTAAATTGATATTGGATGTGGCTAACTTCTCGATATTTTTTATGTTGGTATTAGCTGCGATTATTTTCTTTAGTGTATATCTCATTTTATTAGTACTATTAAAAGAGAAATTCTTGTCTGAAAATATTTTGGTAATAGTAAAACATAAATTGAGTTTTTAA
- the glf gene encoding UDP-galactopyranose mutase, producing MAYDYLVVGAGLFGAVFAREAALAGKKVKVIEKRNHIAGNIYTKEVEGIQVHEYGAHIFHTSDKEIWDYVNQFAEFNRYTNTPIANYKGEIYNLPFNMNTFNKLWGVVTPAEALAKIDEQRQVLNGKEPENLEEQAISLVGIDIYQKLIKDYTEKQWGKACKELPAFIIKRLPVRLTYDNNYFNDIYQGIPIGGYTQIVEKMLDHENIDVETNVDFFAKKQEYLTAYPKIVFTGMIDEFFDYQLGELEYRSLRFETELLDMDNYQGNAVVNYTDSETPYTRIIEHKHFEFGTQPKTIITKEHSKTWQKGDEPYYPVNNEENNRLYAQYTKLADEQKNVIFGGRLGMYRYFDMHQVIAIALKVARAELIN from the coding sequence ATGGCATACGATTATTTAGTAGTAGGCGCTGGTTTATTTGGTGCAGTATTTGCACGAGAAGCAGCTCTTGCAGGCAAAAAGGTAAAAGTGATTGAAAAGCGTAATCACATTGCGGGCAATATCTACACCAAAGAAGTGGAAGGTATTCAAGTTCATGAATATGGTGCACATATTTTCCATACTAGTGATAAAGAAATTTGGGATTATGTAAATCAATTTGCCGAATTCAATCGTTATACTAATACGCCTATTGCTAATTATAAGGGCGAAATTTATAACTTACCCTTTAATATGAACACTTTTAATAAACTTTGGGGCGTTGTAACGCCAGCGGAAGCCTTGGCAAAAATTGACGAACAACGCCAAGTATTAAATGGCAAAGAGCCAGAAAACTTGGAAGAACAAGCGATTTCTTTAGTGGGAATAGATATTTATCAAAAACTTATTAAAGATTACACTGAAAAACAATGGGGAAAAGCATGTAAAGAATTACCTGCATTTATCATTAAACGTTTGCCTGTACGTTTAACTTATGACAATAACTACTTTAATGATATCTACCAAGGCATACCGATTGGTGGCTATACCCAAATTGTGGAAAAAATGCTTGATCATGAAAATATTGATGTTGAAACAAATGTAGATTTTTTTGCAAAAAAACAGGAATATTTGACCGCTTACCCTAAAATTGTCTTCACTGGTATGATTGATGAATTTTTTGATTATCAGTTAGGTGAGTTAGAATATAGAAGTTTGCGTTTCGAAACAGAATTACTTGATATGGATAACTACCAAGGTAATGCGGTAGTAAATTATACTGATTCAGAAACGCCATATACTCGTATTATTGAGCATAAGCATTTTGAATTTGGTACTCAACCAAAAACAATTATTACTAAAGAGCATTCAAAAACGTGGCAAAAAGGCGACGAACCTTACTATCCAGTAAATAATGAGGAAAATAACCGATTGTATGCTCAATATACTAAACTTGCTGATGAGCAAAAAAATGTAATTTTTGGTGGACGTTTAGGTATGTATCGTTATTTTGATATGCACCAAGTGATTGCAATTGCATTGAAGGTTGCGAGAGCAGAGTTAATTAACTAA
- a CDS encoding DUF4422 domain-containing protein: MKNVKIIVATHKQFHMPKDNLLYIPIHVGAEGKTDIGYLKDNSGEHISQLNPYYCELTGLYWAWKNLDCDYLGLVHYRRYLTAKKQSYHSGINIDNVVLSQSDIEDLLDKVDVILPQKRRYYIETLYSHYAHTFESSHLDLARDIIKRNCPEYLASFDRVMKQRSGYMFNMFIMKKPLVDKYCQWLFPILDEMYRKIDLRKYTPFEARLFGRVSERLFNVWLSYEQLNSISVPFMYMEKVDLFKKGKSFLMAKLLGKKYKDSF, encoded by the coding sequence TTGAAAAACGTTAAGATTATTGTTGCAACCCATAAGCAATTTCATATGCCAAAAGATAATTTGCTGTATATACCAATTCATGTTGGTGCAGAAGGGAAAACTGATATTGGCTATTTAAAAGATAATTCTGGGGAGCATATTTCACAATTAAACCCTTATTATTGTGAATTAACAGGATTATATTGGGCTTGGAAAAATTTGGATTGTGATTATCTTGGGTTAGTGCATTATCGCCGTTATTTGACAGCGAAAAAACAGTCGTATCATTCTGGGATTAACATTGATAATGTAGTTTTATCTCAGTCTGATATTGAGGATTTATTAGACAAGGTAGATGTAATTTTACCCCAAAAGCGTAGATATTATATTGAAACCTTATATTCACATTATGCACATACTTTCGAAAGTTCTCATTTAGATTTAGCAAGAGATATTATTAAAAGGAATTGTCCTGAGTATCTTGCATCTTTCGATAGGGTAATGAAACAGCGAAGTGGTTATATGTTCAATATGTTTATTATGAAAAAACCATTGGTTGATAAATATTGCCAATGGTTATTTCCTATCCTAGATGAAATGTATAGAAAAATTGATCTTCGTAAATATACACCCTTTGAAGCAAGATTATTTGGTCGAGTAAGTGAGCGGCTCTTCAATGTTTGGTTGTCTTATGAACAACTGAATAGTATAAGTGTACCTTTTATGTATATGGAAAAGGTGGATTTATTTAAAAAAGGGAAATCTTTTTTAATGGCTAAACTACTTGGGAAGAAATATAAAGATAGCTTCTAA
- a CDS encoding LicD family protein, producing MTTETIKLIQYKELNILREFIRICEKYNLTYYVLGGTLLGAVRHKGFIPWDDDIDIGMPRKDYNKLMELKPSEFNSPYKLVNERNTPNFTKAFMNLQDSSTKILMKYSNIPHEESLWIDIFPIDGLPKNPIKKWLHEKNYLFSRMLVQLSQFNKIVNQNKSDRPFIEKLIIKLASILNTEKLLRYETCQKYYVSVISKYDMSEYYAGNYTGAYKLKELVPADYFGHGVLLPFETIQVKVPSKYKEYLEAIYGRNYMQLPPENSRVPHQYDVISLGDNNE from the coding sequence ATGACAACTGAAACTATAAAATTAATTCAATATAAGGAATTAAATATTCTTAGAGAGTTTATTCGTATATGTGAAAAATATAATCTTACTTATTATGTACTAGGTGGAACATTATTAGGTGCAGTAAGACATAAGGGGTTTATTCCTTGGGATGATGATATTGATATTGGAATGCCTAGAAAAGACTATAATAAGTTAATGGAATTAAAACCAAGCGAATTTAATTCTCCTTATAAGTTAGTAAATGAGAGAAATACACCTAACTTTACTAAGGCATTTATGAATTTACAAGATTCTTCAACAAAGATCTTGATGAAATATAGTAATATTCCACATGAAGAAAGCTTATGGATTGATATTTTCCCTATCGATGGTTTACCTAAAAATCCAATAAAAAAATGGTTGCATGAGAAAAACTATTTATTTTCTCGTATGCTAGTTCAATTATCCCAATTTAATAAAATTGTTAACCAGAATAAATCAGATAGACCTTTTATTGAGAAGCTAATTATTAAATTAGCTTCTATTTTGAATACTGAGAAACTCTTGAGATATGAGACTTGCCAAAAATATTATGTATCTGTGATTTCTAAATATGATATGAGTGAATATTATGCTGGAAATTATACAGGTGCTTACAAACTAAAAGAATTAGTACCTGCAGACTATTTTGGTCATGGTGTATTATTACCCTTTGAAACGATTCAGGTCAAGGTACCTAGTAAATATAAAGAATATCTTGAAGCTATCTATGGAAGAAATTATATGCAATTACCTCCAGAAAATTCTAGAGTTCCACATCAATATGATGTTATTTCCCTAGGAGATAATAATGAATAA
- a CDS encoding glycosyltransferase family 4 protein, which translates to MNKKNIVILKYSFDILGGTEVVAIKLAKELSNYHNVHVVSIATSIQDNIYDLDNIPFYNIFDKKIRVRNAIVSGSKRLREYVLNNSIDIVFSIGVHSNAIMLLSTLFTDVKTINCDHMTIHHDYGNKFYALQRFLGANFSDKSVVLTEENKKGYIDKYNIPSSKVEVIYNWIDNIGIQESIDIKSNKIITVGRLEKVKGYDLLKLVSQKIYQKHPNWTWDIYGEGKEEITNDLKALSNINLKGLVKGVERIYPGHSIYVMTSYFEGLPLVLLEAKKFGLPIVSFDCPTGPSEIIRDGINGFLVKNYDINEMAEKISCLIENQDLRKSFSDNAKLDVEKFAKDVVVAKWLELIEDL; encoded by the coding sequence ATGAATAAAAAAAATATTGTTATTTTAAAATATAGTTTTGATATTTTAGGTGGTACAGAAGTTGTTGCCATAAAACTAGCAAAAGAGCTTTCTAATTACCATAACGTGCATGTTGTGAGTATTGCAACATCAATTCAAGATAATATCTATGATTTAGATAATATACCGTTTTATAATATTTTTGATAAGAAGATAAGAGTAAGAAATGCTATAGTCTCAGGTTCTAAAAGACTTAGAGAATATGTATTGAATAATTCTATTGATATAGTCTTTTCGATAGGTGTACATTCTAATGCTATAATGTTATTAAGTACTTTATTTACAGATGTAAAAACTATTAATTGTGATCATATGACAATCCACCATGATTATGGAAATAAATTTTATGCTTTGCAAAGATTCTTAGGTGCTAATTTTTCTGATAAGTCTGTTGTTTTAACTGAAGAAAACAAAAAAGGCTATATTGATAAATATAATATACCTTCTAGTAAAGTAGAAGTTATTTATAATTGGATTGATAATATTGGAATTCAGGAATCTATTGATATTAAGTCTAATAAGATAATTACAGTTGGTCGTCTAGAAAAAGTAAAAGGATATGACTTGTTAAAATTAGTTTCTCAAAAAATTTATCAGAAACATCCTAATTGGACTTGGGATATTTATGGTGAAGGGAAAGAGGAAATAACTAATGATTTGAAGGCCTTAAGCAATATAAATCTAAAGGGATTAGTTAAGGGGGTAGAGAGAATTTATCCTGGGCACTCTATTTATGTTATGACTTCATATTTTGAAGGATTACCACTAGTTTTATTAGAGGCAAAGAAATTTGGATTACCTATAGTAAGCTTTGATTGTCCCACAGGACCATCAGAGATTATTAGAGATGGTATAAATGGTTTTTTAGTAAAGAATTATGATATTAATGAAATGGCGGAAAAAATTTCTTGCTTAATTGAAAATCAAGATTTGCGAAAATCTTTTTCCGATAATGCTAAGTTAGATGTTGAAAAATTTGCTAAGGATGTCGTTGTGGCTAAATGGTTAGAATTAATAGAGGATTTATAG
- a CDS encoding glycosyltransferase family 2 protein codes for MGIFHKILSIVVPSYNAESYLLETMPTILSISNVHKLELIIVNDGSKDNTLAVAHQLKSDYPETVVVIDKENGGHGSTINAGIKVATGKYFKVVDADDWVDTDNLSELISYLENISDDQVISPFAKVYMNTKTERIYSYQVGKIRETYDYRDFLSEINELPVMHSITIKTNILRDNNIQIDENCFYVDLEYNTFPMPYIKTISYFEKPVYRYRLGSPTQSVSIGSYIKNVRMHKTVIFALVKFFNNYNMASLIEKRLLKQLISEIIAIHANIHLSRNDVKKAKNDLLEFEGELAYLNKLFFENSFGKKLTILRKTNYISFSLMSFLNRNFIQKNKG; via the coding sequence ATGGGTATATTTCATAAAATATTGAGTATTGTAGTTCCATCATATAATGCGGAAAGTTATTTGTTGGAAACAATGCCTACTATATTATCTATTAGCAATGTCCATAAATTAGAGCTTATTATTGTGAATGATGGTTCGAAAGATAATACGTTAGCTGTTGCTCATCAATTAAAGTCTGATTATCCGGAGACAGTAGTGGTAATTGATAAAGAAAATGGTGGACATGGTTCGACTATTAATGCTGGTATCAAAGTAGCAACAGGTAAATATTTTAAAGTAGTTGATGCAGATGATTGGGTTGATACGGATAATTTATCTGAGCTAATTAGTTATTTAGAGAATATATCAGATGATCAAGTTATCTCTCCGTTCGCTAAGGTATATATGAATACTAAAACTGAAAGAATTTATAGTTATCAAGTAGGAAAAATAAGAGAAACTTATGATTATAGGGATTTTTTATCGGAGATTAATGAGCTACCGGTAATGCATTCAATTACAATAAAAACAAATATCCTTCGAGATAATAATATTCAAATTGATGAAAATTGTTTCTATGTAGATTTAGAATATAACACTTTTCCAATGCCATATATTAAGACGATTTCTTATTTTGAGAAGCCTGTGTACCGTTATCGACTTGGCTCACCTACACAAAGCGTGAGTATTGGGAGTTACATTAAAAATGTAAGAATGCATAAAACAGTAATTTTTGCATTAGTCAAGTTTTTTAATAATTATAATATGGCATCTTTAATAGAAAAAAGATTATTAAAGCAGTTAATTAGTGAAATTATTGCTATCCATGCAAATATTCATCTTTCTCGGAATGATGTTAAAAAAGCTAAAAATGATTTATTAGAATTTGAGGGTGAGCTGGCTTACTTAAATAAATTATTTTTTGAGAATAGTTTTGGGAAAAAATTGACTATTTTAAGGAAAACTAATTATATTAGTTTTAGTTTAATGAGTTTTCTAAATAGAAATTTTATTCAAAAAAATAAAGGGTAG
- a CDS encoding IspD/TarI family cytidylyltransferase: MIYAGILAGGTGSRMGLDIPKQFLELGSKPILIHTVEKFLLIPQFDRIIIGVHPDWIGYTEDLIDKHLSNYAERIVLTEGGDDRNSTIENIIKKIDSIQSVNSEDIIVTHDSVRPFVSVRTIKDNIELLSKYDAADTVVEATDTIVESKNNEIITDIPERQYLYQGQTPQTFRMKDFLDLYYALSAEQKEILTDACKIFVISGKKVALVKGEYSNIKITTITDLKIAKSMIEDI; the protein is encoded by the coding sequence ATGATTTACGCAGGTATTTTAGCGGGTGGAACTGGATCTCGTATGGGATTAGATATTCCAAAACAATTTTTAGAATTAGGCTCAAAGCCAATTTTAATACATACAGTAGAGAAGTTTTTATTAATTCCTCAGTTTGACCGAATTATTATTGGTGTACACCCTGATTGGATTGGTTATACTGAAGATTTGATTGATAAACATCTTAGTAACTATGCAGAGAGAATCGTTCTGACTGAAGGGGGGGACGATAGGAATTCTACCATTGAAAATATCATTAAAAAGATTGATTCAATACAATCGGTTAATTCTGAAGATATCATTGTAACACATGATTCTGTTCGTCCGTTTGTTAGTGTACGCACAATTAAAGATAATATTGAATTATTATCAAAATATGATGCAGCAGATACAGTTGTAGAGGCAACAGATACGATTGTAGAAAGTAAAAATAATGAAATAATTACAGATATTCCAGAACGTCAATACTTATATCAAGGACAAACACCACAAACATTTAGAATGAAAGATTTCTTAGATTTGTATTATGCGCTATCAGCAGAACAAAAGGAAATATTAACAGATGCTTGTAAAATTTTCGTTATTAGTGGGAAAAAAGTTGCCTTAGTGAAAGGTGAATATTCAAATATTAAAATTACTACCATTACTGATTTGAAAATTGCAAAAAGTATGATTGAGGATATTTAG
- a CDS encoding alcohol dehydrogenase catalytic domain-containing protein, translating to MLNQVFQLVSPRNFLVKHEELNIDDAKVLVKPIYMALCHADQRYYQGKREPHILAKKLPMALIHEACGVVVSDPTNTFKVGQKVVMIPNSPPRESDAEFYENYMKGTKFLSSGFDGFMQEIVALPQDRLVKYDDIDDHIAVISEFVSVTMHAIDRFEKIAHSMRKSVVILGDGSLSYVLATSLTYLYPEIKVTVVGRNHEKLRMFNFVEHTYLTNEVPENISFDHAFECCGGMGSEQAVNDIIKYINPQGTVVLMGVSDMKVAINTRDILEKGLILVGSSRSGRVDFQNTIKMLENKRIQNRLKNILYEERPVKSITDIHRVFEVDLSTSFKTIFKWDI from the coding sequence ATGTTAAATCAAGTATTCCAGCTTGTTAGTCCAAGGAACTTTTTAGTTAAACATGAAGAGTTAAATATCGATGATGCAAAGGTATTGGTTAAACCAATTTATATGGCACTTTGTCACGCTGATCAGAGATATTACCAAGGAAAACGAGAACCACATATTTTAGCAAAAAAATTGCCAATGGCATTGATTCACGAGGCTTGTGGCGTTGTTGTTTCTGATCCAACTAATACTTTTAAAGTTGGGCAAAAGGTGGTGATGATACCAAATTCGCCACCAAGGGAAAGTGATGCAGAATTTTATGAGAACTATATGAAGGGTACTAAGTTTCTTTCAAGTGGTTTTGATGGATTTATGCAGGAAATAGTGGCTTTACCGCAAGATCGGTTAGTGAAATATGATGATATAGATGATCATATTGCTGTTATTTCTGAGTTTGTGAGTGTAACAATGCATGCAATAGATCGTTTTGAAAAAATTGCACATTCAATGAGAAAGTCAGTAGTGATACTTGGTGATGGTAGTTTATCTTATGTATTAGCAACATCCTTAACTTATTTATATCCTGAAATTAAGGTAACCGTTGTTGGGCGTAACCATGAAAAATTAAGAATGTTTAATTTTGTAGAACATACTTACCTTACTAATGAGGTTCCAGAAAATATAAGTTTCGATCATGCCTTTGAATGCTGTGGAGGGATGGGAAGTGAGCAAGCAGTAAATGATATTATTAAATATATCAATCCACAAGGGACGGTTGTATTGATGGGCGTAAGTGATATGAAAGTTGCTATTAATACAAGAGATATTCTTGAAAAAGGATTGATATTGGTCGGCTCATCTCGTTCAGGACGTGTGGATTTCCAGAATACAATTAAAATGTTAGAAAATAAACGTATTCAGAACCGACTAAAAAATATCCTCTATGAGGAGAGACCAGTTAAGAGTATAACAGATATTCATCGGGTATTTGAAGTGGACTTATCTACATCATTTAAAACTATTTTTAAGTGGGATATATAA
- a CDS encoding beta-1,6-N-acetylglucosaminyltransferase, which translates to MKMNKHAYLIIAHNNFEQLVFLSSLLDYKYHDIFILVDEKSDFSDEWIFKIKSKVKYSSIFFTKRLPIYWGGTSQISAELVLFNTAYNKGEYSYYHLLSGVDLPLASNKHIYDFFEANPNKVFLSLVNEQIAIKNQVQNRLKYYHLFSNVSSRTFNNRVLKKALSLYRRMEREVQSLLGIDLIKKHDLTVGYASNWVSLDNATVVMLLKNEAFVRQVFKYSVFSDEIFIPTMLSKLGLTDKIYSCERINDKPEDFQGNLRYINWWDGSPHTWRDSEQDFEQLRYAKKRGHLFSRKFDLVTYPRMALFIKELIEES; encoded by the coding sequence ATGAAAATGAATAAACATGCTTATTTAATTATTGCACATAATAATTTTGAGCAATTAGTATTTTTATCTTCACTATTAGATTATAAATATCATGATATATTTATTTTAGTTGATGAAAAATCTGATTTTTCAGATGAGTGGATATTTAAAATAAAAAGTAAGGTTAAGTATTCTTCTATTTTCTTTACTAAGCGTCTTCCTATTTATTGGGGGGGAACATCTCAAATTTCGGCTGAATTAGTACTATTTAATACAGCGTACAATAAAGGTGAGTATAGTTATTACCATTTACTTTCTGGTGTTGATTTACCATTAGCAAGTAATAAGCATATCTATGATTTTTTTGAAGCAAACCCAAATAAAGTTTTTCTTTCATTAGTAAATGAACAAATAGCAATAAAAAATCAAGTTCAAAATAGGTTGAAATATTATCACCTTTTTTCAAATGTGAGTTCTCGTACTTTCAATAATAGAGTCTTAAAGAAAGCGCTATCACTTTATCGTAGAATGGAAAGAGAAGTACAGTCTTTGCTAGGTATAGATCTGATTAAAAAGCATGATTTAACAGTTGGATATGCATCAAATTGGGTAAGTTTAGATAATGCTACAGTAGTAATGTTGCTGAAAAATGAGGCATTTGTACGACAAGTTTTTAAATATTCTGTATTTAGTGATGAAATTTTTATTCCAACAATGCTATCAAAGCTAGGCTTAACAGATAAGATTTATTCTTGCGAGCGAATTAATGATAAACCTGAGGATTTTCAAGGAAATCTTCGCTATATCAACTGGTGGGATGGTTCTCCACATACGTGGCGAGATTCTGAACAGGATTTTGAGCAGTTACGCTATGCCAAAAAACGCGGTCACTTATTTTCAAGAAAATTTGATTTGGTTACATATCCCCGAATGGCTTTATTCATTAAAGAGTTAATTGAAGAGTCGTAA
- the wbaP gene encoding undecaprenyl-phosphate galactose phosphotransferase WbaP produces MNKVTLSKFLLLCGDFISFFCSLFIALYLLFFFGEGQTYFPIEDVDNYVMVHLSTALVCVGWFWVRLRHYTYRKPFWFELKEILRTLVIFFVIELSIIALSKLYVSRTFWILTWSIIFFLTPIIRIFLKKSLIKFGGYKKDTVIIGTGANAKEVYKALSDETYLGFNLRYFVSSDSIKEDEINGVSIINVQGQDLLKLLDIDKENIQFILALDNESTLDFWLRYLAKNKCRSVSVIPNMRGIPLYGTDMSFLFSHEMLLLRINNNLAKRSSRILKRMMDLVGSISIIILLSPVLLTLYFLIKKDGGNAIYGHRRIGQNGKPFDCLKFRSMVVNSKEVLEELLATNPEARAEWEKDFKLKNDPRITKVGAFIRKTSLDELPQLFNVLKGEMSLVGPRPIIKDELERYDQDVDYYLMAKPGMTGLWQVSGRNDVDYDTRVYFDSWYVKNWSLWNDIAILFKTVNVVLNRNGAY; encoded by the coding sequence ATGAATAAAGTGACATTAAGTAAGTTTTTACTTTTATGTGGTGATTTTATATCATTTTTCTGTTCGCTTTTTATTGCGCTATATCTACTTTTTTTCTTTGGCGAGGGGCAGACTTACTTTCCTATTGAAGATGTAGATAATTATGTGATGGTTCATTTATCTACAGCTTTGGTATGTGTAGGATGGTTTTGGGTTAGATTACGTCATTATACTTATCGAAAACCGTTTTGGTTTGAATTGAAAGAAATACTTAGAACATTAGTAATTTTCTTTGTAATAGAATTATCTATTATTGCATTATCAAAACTTTATGTTTCAAGAACATTTTGGATCTTAACTTGGTCCATTATTTTTTTTCTAACACCGATTATAAGAATATTTTTAAAGAAATCTTTAATTAAGTTTGGTGGGTATAAGAAAGATACAGTTATTATTGGGACAGGAGCAAATGCAAAAGAAGTATATAAAGCCTTAAGTGATGAAACTTATTTAGGGTTTAATCTAAGATATTTTGTTTCTTCGGATAGTATTAAAGAAGATGAGATAAATGGTGTTTCTATTATTAATGTACAAGGGCAAGATTTATTAAAATTGTTGGATATCGATAAAGAAAATATACAATTTATTTTAGCTTTGGATAATGAATCTACATTAGATTTTTGGTTGAGATACTTAGCCAAAAATAAATGTCGTTCGGTGTCTGTTATTCCAAATATGAGAGGTATCCCATTATATGGTACAGATATGTCATTTTTATTTAGCCATGAGATGTTATTGCTACGTATAAATAACAATCTTGCAAAGCGTTCTTCTCGTATTTTAAAAAGAATGATGGATCTTGTCGGCTCTATTTCAATTATTATTTTACTTTCACCTGTTCTACTCACACTTTACTTCTTGATTAAGAAAGATGGCGGGAATGCGATTTATGGTCATCGTCGAATTGGTCAGAATGGTAAGCCTTTTGATTGTTTAAAATTCCGTTCTATGGTTGTAAATTCTAAAGAGGTATTAGAAGAGTTACTAGCTACAAACCCTGAAGCAAGGGCAGAGTGGGAAAAAGATTTTAAGCTAAAAAATGATCCTCGAATTACTAAAGTTGGTGCATTTATTCGTAAAACAAGCCTGGATGAATTGCCTCAGCTCTTTAATGTATTAAAAGGAGAAATGAGTTTAGTCGGACCTAGACCAATTATCAAAGATGAGTTAGAACGTTATGATCAAGATGTGGATTATTATCTTATGGCTAAACCTGGCATGACAGGCTTATGGCAAGTAAGCGGACGTAATGATGTAGATTATGATACTCGTGTCTATTTTGATTCTTGGTATGTCAAAAATTGGTCGTTATGGAATGATATTGCTATTTTATTTAAAACGGTAAATGTTGTTTTAAACCGTAATGGAGCTTACTAG